The Helianthus annuus cultivar XRQ/B chromosome 16, HanXRQr2.0-SUNRISE, whole genome shotgun sequence genome includes a window with the following:
- the LOC110915241 gene encoding acidic leucine-rich nuclear phosphoprotein 32-related protein isoform X2, whose amino-acid sequence MDEIWERAVETALDGQRDTAAVRTLTLDGAVKCVHGRLPHPSLFQKFPDLQQLSIANIGVSSLEQFPRLQNLQKLILSDNRIAGGLEFLVQAGLESLRDLDLSNNRIQEIDDLRPLAELRLVSLDLYECPVTRVKDYRSRVFGLIKSLKYLDKMDVDENERPESDDEDDDDEEEEEEEEDQEEDDPGSGEVDGEEKGPNRLTNGHVVGQDGVVDVDEDDESDADEEESEIVRGVNENGSNGVGGQANGFHGEPADVEDEDEDGDGDDDSDEIDEEEGEDEEDVIEVHEVEDSDDEEDGVEDEEEEDDEDDDDEVDNDDGDGDVGEPGSSGWVTSTEGEIDGHEQGEDDVDEDDDGETGEEEVGVEEGDFEDDEDAEDEEEEDVDTGYLVQPVAQVAEGVGDEEDVPEVDEEDDDDNDDDDDDEVHLPASSSKRKRDSDDDDDDGDDEDDHHPKSPKHN is encoded by the exons ATGGACGAGATCTGGGAGAGAGCGGTGGAAACGGCGTTAGATGGCCAGCGAGACACGGCGGCGGTCCGGACTTTAACGCTTGACGGTGCCGTGAAGTGCGTTCACGGCCGTTTGCCGCATCCGTCGTTGTTTCAGAAGTTTCCGGACCTGCAACAGTTATCGATCGCGAATATAGGTGTTTCGTCGCTTGAACAGTTTCCGCGGTTGCAGAACCTGCAGAAATTGATATTATCTGATAATCGGATTGCTGGCGGTTTGGAGTTTCTGGTTCAGGCAGGTTTGGAGTCGTTGCGAGATTTAGATTTGTCGAATAATCGGATTCAGGAGATTGATGATTTGAGGCCGTTAGCGGAGTTGAGGCTTGTTTCGCTTGATCTGTATGAGTGTCCGGTTACTAGGGTTAAGGATTATAGATCTAGAGTGTTTGGATTGATTAAATCGCTGAAGTATTTGGATAAGATGGATGTGGATGAGAACGAGCGGCCGGAGTCAGacgatgaggatgatgatgacgaggaagaggaagaagaggaggaggaccaggaagaggatgatccTGGAAGTGGAGAGGTGGACGGTGAGGAGAAAGGGCCGAATCGGTTGACTAACGGACATGTTGTAGGGCAGGATGGTGTGGTGGATGTGGATGAGGATGATGAGAGTGATGCGGACGAGGAGGAGTCGGAGATCGTGAGAGGGGTGAATGAAAACGGGTCGAATGGTGTCGGTGGTCAGGCGAATGGTTTTCATGGTGAGCCTGCTGATgtggaggatgaggatgaggacggtgatggtgatgatgattcgGATGAGATTGATGAGGAGGAAGGTGAGGATGAGGAGGATGTGATTGAGGTTCACGAGGTTGAGGATagcgatgatgaagaagatggggTTGAAGACGAGGAGGAAGAAGacgatgaggatgatgatgatgaggttgataacgatgatggtgatggtgacgTAGGTGAGCCTGGGAGTTCTGGGTGGGTAACTAGCACAGAAGGTGAAATCGATGGACATGAGCAGGGAGAAGATGAtgtagatgaagatgatgatggagaAACTGGAGAAGAGGAGGTTGGCGTTGAAGAAGGAGATTTTGAAGATGACGAAGACGCCGAGGATGAG GAAGAAGAGGATGTTGATACAGGGTACCTGGTACAACCAGTTGCGCAGGTTGCAGAAGGTGTTGGGGATGAAGAAGATGTTCCTGAAGTGGATGAGGAAGACGACGATGacaacgatgatgatgatgatgatgaggtgCATCTTCCAGCCTCTTCAAGTAAGAGAAAGCGAGAtagcgatgatgatgatgatgacggtgatgatgaagatgatcatCATCCCAAATCACCAAAGCACAACTAG
- the LOC110915241 gene encoding acidic leucine-rich nuclear phosphoprotein 32-related protein isoform X1 — protein sequence MDEIWERAVETALDGQRDTAAVRTLTLDGAVKCVHGRLPHPSLFQKFPDLQQLSIANIGVSSLEQFPRLQNLQKLILSDNRIAGGLEFLVQAGLESLRDLDLSNNRIQEIDDLRPLAELRLVSLDLYECPVTRVKDYRSRVFGLIKSLKYLDKMDVDENERPESDDEDDDDEEEEEEEEDQEEDDPGSGEVDGEEKGPNRLTNGHVVGQDGVVDVDEDDESDADEEESEIVRGVNENGSNGVGGQANGFHGEPADVEDEDEDGDGDDDSDEIDEEEGEDEEDVIEVHEVEDSDDEEDGVEDEEEEDDEDDDDEVDNDDGDGDVGEPGSSGWVTSTEGEIDGHEQGEDDVDEDDDGETGEEEVGVEEGDFEDDEDAEDEQEEEDVDTGYLVQPVAQVAEGVGDEEDVPEVDEEDDDDNDDDDDDEVHLPASSSKRKRDSDDDDDDGDDEDDHHPKSPKHN from the exons ATGGACGAGATCTGGGAGAGAGCGGTGGAAACGGCGTTAGATGGCCAGCGAGACACGGCGGCGGTCCGGACTTTAACGCTTGACGGTGCCGTGAAGTGCGTTCACGGCCGTTTGCCGCATCCGTCGTTGTTTCAGAAGTTTCCGGACCTGCAACAGTTATCGATCGCGAATATAGGTGTTTCGTCGCTTGAACAGTTTCCGCGGTTGCAGAACCTGCAGAAATTGATATTATCTGATAATCGGATTGCTGGCGGTTTGGAGTTTCTGGTTCAGGCAGGTTTGGAGTCGTTGCGAGATTTAGATTTGTCGAATAATCGGATTCAGGAGATTGATGATTTGAGGCCGTTAGCGGAGTTGAGGCTTGTTTCGCTTGATCTGTATGAGTGTCCGGTTACTAGGGTTAAGGATTATAGATCTAGAGTGTTTGGATTGATTAAATCGCTGAAGTATTTGGATAAGATGGATGTGGATGAGAACGAGCGGCCGGAGTCAGacgatgaggatgatgatgacgaggaagaggaagaagaggaggaggaccaggaagaggatgatccTGGAAGTGGAGAGGTGGACGGTGAGGAGAAAGGGCCGAATCGGTTGACTAACGGACATGTTGTAGGGCAGGATGGTGTGGTGGATGTGGATGAGGATGATGAGAGTGATGCGGACGAGGAGGAGTCGGAGATCGTGAGAGGGGTGAATGAAAACGGGTCGAATGGTGTCGGTGGTCAGGCGAATGGTTTTCATGGTGAGCCTGCTGATgtggaggatgaggatgaggacggtgatggtgatgatgattcgGATGAGATTGATGAGGAGGAAGGTGAGGATGAGGAGGATGTGATTGAGGTTCACGAGGTTGAGGATagcgatgatgaagaagatggggTTGAAGACGAGGAGGAAGAAGacgatgaggatgatgatgatgaggttgataacgatgatggtgatggtgacgTAGGTGAGCCTGGGAGTTCTGGGTGGGTAACTAGCACAGAAGGTGAAATCGATGGACATGAGCAGGGAGAAGATGAtgtagatgaagatgatgatggagaAACTGGAGAAGAGGAGGTTGGCGTTGAAGAAGGAGATTTTGAAGATGACGAAGACGCCGAGGATGAG CAGGAAGAAGAGGATGTTGATACAGGGTACCTGGTACAACCAGTTGCGCAGGTTGCAGAAGGTGTTGGGGATGAAGAAGATGTTCCTGAAGTGGATGAGGAAGACGACGATGacaacgatgatgatgatgatgatgaggtgCATCTTCCAGCCTCTTCAAGTAAGAGAAAGCGAGAtagcgatgatgatgatgatgacggtgatgatgaagatgatcatCATCCCAAATCACCAAAGCACAACTAG